In one Pseudomonas purpurea genomic region, the following are encoded:
- a CDS encoding PepSY domain-containing protein, which yields MSQPKPSFYNLAWRWHFYAGLFVAPFMVMLALTGIIYLFKPQLDPLMYGELLNVPAGHHRLSADEQLKRVQAAYPQGHISQYLPPVNAERSAQFVVKSPGSELNVFIDPYHGDILGEQDAKSNLQAIARAIHGELMIGTVGDRLVELAASWGVVLVVSGVFLWWPRGRTGAGILWPRLNARGRLLWRDLHAVTGFWGAALLLVMLLSGMTWTGFWGKQYADLWNRFPVAMWNDVPKSDEEARSLNSATRQTVPWAMENTPMPMSGDHAEHMAHNAPSTGPAAPTISLQDVQNIATQRKVEPGYSITFPTTASGVFTIAVFADDPRNDATLHIDQYTGKVLADVRWQHYSTVARATEVGVMLHEGKMFGVFNQIVVLLICLMILLSAVSGVVIWWKRRPQGRMGVPPLRHDLPTWKTGVVIMLALALVFPLVAASLIVVLGVDRVLLSRFKQQTESASSSS from the coding sequence ATGAGCCAACCGAAACCAAGCTTCTACAACCTGGCGTGGCGCTGGCATTTTTATGCCGGGCTGTTCGTCGCCCCTTTCATGGTGATGCTGGCCCTGACCGGCATCATTTATCTGTTCAAACCGCAACTCGATCCGCTGATGTACGGCGAGTTGCTGAACGTTCCGGCCGGGCATCACCGCCTCAGTGCCGACGAGCAATTGAAGCGTGTGCAAGCGGCTTACCCGCAAGGCCACATCAGCCAATACCTGCCGCCGGTCAACGCCGAACGCAGCGCGCAATTCGTCGTGAAAAGCCCCGGCAGCGAGCTGAACGTCTTCATCGATCCCTACCACGGCGACATCCTTGGCGAGCAGGATGCCAAGAGCAACCTGCAAGCCATCGCCCGGGCCATTCACGGCGAACTGATGATCGGCACCGTCGGTGACCGCCTCGTGGAACTGGCCGCGAGTTGGGGCGTGGTGCTGGTGGTGTCCGGGGTATTTCTCTGGTGGCCGCGCGGCAGAACCGGCGCCGGTATTCTTTGGCCACGGCTGAACGCTCGCGGGCGGTTGCTGTGGCGTGACCTGCATGCGGTCACCGGGTTCTGGGGCGCGGCGCTGCTGCTGGTGATGCTGCTCAGTGGCATGACCTGGACCGGGTTCTGGGGCAAGCAATACGCCGACCTCTGGAACCGTTTTCCGGTGGCGATGTGGAACGACGTGCCCAAGTCTGACGAAGAAGCCCGCAGCCTCAACAGCGCGACGCGCCAGACCGTGCCGTGGGCGATGGAAAACACGCCGATGCCGATGTCCGGCGATCACGCCGAACACATGGCCCACAACGCGCCATCGACCGGCCCGGCCGCACCGACCATCAGCTTGCAGGATGTGCAGAATATCGCCACCCAGCGCAAGGTCGAGCCCGGTTACAGCATCACGTTCCCGACCACCGCCAGCGGCGTGTTCACGATTGCAGTGTTCGCCGACGACCCACGCAACGACGCCACCCTGCACATTGACCAATACACCGGAAAAGTCCTGGCCGATGTGCGCTGGCAGCACTACAGCACCGTTGCCCGCGCCACGGAAGTCGGCGTGATGTTGCATGAGGGCAAGATGTTCGGCGTGTTCAATCAGATCGTCGTGTTGCTGATCTGCCTGATGATTCTGCTCAGCGCAGTCAGCGGTGTGGTGATCTGGTGGAAACGCCGTCCTCAGGGCCGAATGGGCGTACCGCCCCTGCGTCATGACTTGCCGACCTGGAAAACCGGGGTCGTGATCATGCTCGCACTGGCGCTGGTCTTTCCGTTGGTGGCGGCGTCGCTGATCGTGGTTTTGGGGGTGGATCGCGTGCTGCTGTCGCGCTTCAAGCAGCAAACTGAATCGGCCTCATCTTCATCCTGA
- a CDS encoding TonB-dependent copper receptor — MSRFSADTRFNATPAPFALNAPHARFKHATAVLCGALLTPFALAAEQPADHSQHTEELSPTVITAIAPSSPLTIVTNPKDPRQPVPASDGADYLKTIPGFALVRNGGTNGDPVLRGMFGSRLNILTNGGMVLGACPGRMDAPTSYISPETYDKLTVIKGPQTVLWGPGASAGTILFDREPESFGELGTRVNASMLAGSNGRFDKLVDAAAGGPLGYVRVIGNTAHSDDYRDGNNDTVPSRYDKWNGDVAVGWTPDADTLLELTAGKGDGEARSAGRGMDGSQFKRESLGLRFERSNLGEVLDKVEAQVYYNYADHVMDNYTLRKPSGTGMMAGPMASNVDRRTLGARIKATWHWADVQLISGLDAQTNEHRKRAAMGIDAYKEVPREKDADFHNYGVFGELTWYAADRDRLITGARLDRASAKDFRQTIGSGMMARANPTADETRADTLPSGFVRYEHDLADSPTTLYAGLGHAQRFPDYWELFSPKSGPAGSVNAFDSIKPEKTTQLDFGLQYKTQDLEAWASGYVGQVRDYILFNYTPGKMGMTSQAQNIDARIMGGELGAAYKLTSNWKADATLAYAWGKNSSDGKALPQMPPLDARFGLTYSEDNWSAGALWRVVAAQNRIDQNKGNVVGKDYEKSSGFGVFSLNGAYRINKHWKVSSGVDNLFGKAYAEHLNLAGNAGFGYPANDPQAINEPGRTLWTKVDMSF; from the coding sequence ATGTCCAGGTTTTCTGCTGACACCCGTTTCAACGCGACTCCTGCACCCTTTGCCCTGAACGCACCTCATGCCCGCTTCAAACACGCCACGGCGGTTTTGTGCGGCGCCCTGCTGACGCCATTCGCCTTGGCGGCCGAGCAGCCGGCTGACCATAGCCAGCACACCGAAGAACTGAGCCCGACGGTGATCACCGCCATCGCGCCCAGCTCGCCACTGACCATCGTCACCAACCCCAAGGACCCGCGCCAACCCGTGCCGGCCAGCGACGGCGCCGACTACCTCAAGACCATTCCCGGTTTCGCCCTGGTGCGCAACGGCGGCACCAACGGTGACCCGGTGCTGCGCGGCATGTTCGGTTCACGCCTGAACATCCTCACCAACGGCGGCATGGTGCTCGGCGCCTGCCCTGGCCGAATGGACGCCCCGACCTCGTACATTTCCCCGGAAACCTACGACAAGCTGACCGTGATCAAGGGCCCGCAAACCGTACTCTGGGGCCCTGGCGCCTCGGCCGGCACCATCCTGTTTGACCGCGAACCGGAAAGCTTCGGCGAGCTGGGCACACGGGTCAACGCCAGCATGCTGGCCGGGTCCAACGGGCGTTTCGACAAACTCGTCGACGCTGCTGCCGGCGGCCCGCTGGGCTACGTGCGAGTGATCGGCAACACGGCCCATTCCGATGATTACCGTGACGGCAACAACGACACTGTGCCGTCGCGCTACGACAAGTGGAACGGCGACGTGGCCGTCGGCTGGACCCCGGACGCCGACACCCTGCTGGAACTCACCGCCGGCAAGGGCGACGGCGAAGCCCGCTCTGCCGGGCGCGGCATGGACGGTTCGCAATTCAAGCGCGAAAGCCTGGGGCTGCGGTTCGAGCGCTCGAACCTCGGCGAGGTCCTGGACAAGGTCGAGGCACAGGTCTACTACAACTACGCCGACCATGTGATGGACAACTACACCCTGCGCAAGCCGTCCGGCACCGGGATGATGGCCGGGCCAATGGCCTCCAACGTCGACCGCCGAACCCTCGGTGCGCGAATCAAGGCCACCTGGCACTGGGCCGATGTGCAACTGATCAGCGGCCTCGATGCCCAGACCAACGAGCATCGAAAACGCGCCGCGATGGGCATCGACGCCTACAAGGAAGTACCGCGCGAGAAGGACGCCGACTTCCACAACTACGGTGTCTTCGGCGAACTGACCTGGTATGCCGCCGACCGCGACCGCCTGATCACCGGTGCCCGTCTGGACCGCGCTTCGGCCAAGGATTTCCGCCAGACCATCGGCTCCGGGATGATGGCCCGCGCCAACCCGACGGCCGACGAAACCCGTGCCGACACCCTGCCCAGTGGCTTTGTGCGGTATGAGCACGACCTGGCGGACAGCCCGACCACCCTCTACGCAGGCCTGGGCCATGCGCAACGCTTCCCGGATTACTGGGAGCTGTTCTCGCCCAAGTCCGGCCCGGCCGGTTCGGTCAATGCCTTCGACTCGATCAAGCCTGAAAAAACCACTCAGCTAGACTTCGGCCTGCAATACAAAACCCAGGATCTGGAAGCCTGGGCCTCGGGATACGTCGGTCAGGTGCGCGACTACATCCTGTTCAACTACACGCCAGGGAAGATGGGCATGACCTCTCAGGCTCAAAACATCGACGCCCGGATCATGGGCGGCGAACTCGGTGCGGCCTACAAGCTGACCTCCAACTGGAAAGCCGATGCAACCCTGGCCTACGCCTGGGGCAAGAACAGCAGCGATGGCAAGGCACTGCCACAGATGCCGCCGCTGGATGCGCGATTCGGCCTGACCTACAGCGAAGACAACTGGAGCGCGGGCGCCTTGTGGCGAGTGGTCGCGGCGCAGAACCGCATCGACCAGAACAAGGGCAACGTGGTCGGCAAGGACTATGAGAAGAGCTCAGGCTTCGGCGTGTTCTCGCTCAACGGTGCCTACCGGATCAACAAGCACTGGAAGGTCAGCAGCGGCGTCGACAACCTCTTTGGCAAGGCCTACGCCGAGCACTTGAACCTGGCCGGCAACGCCGGGTTCGGCTACCCGGCCAATGACCCGCAAGCCATCAATGAACCAGGGCGCACGCTCTGGACCAAGGTAGACATGAGCTTCTAA
- a CDS encoding DUF2946 domain-containing protein produces the protein MPPRHSLRVKRGSWISLFAMLMIFIGPLISQSMPMDRRMPMSMSHSMDMRADEPGCHATSQPTAQHAKVQSERHVLWEKCGYCSLLFNCPALPGSLSFAMFDTPPASPFISPSPRLGHARQTVFPGARSRAPPIVA, from the coding sequence GTGCCGCCTCGACACTCCCTGAGGGTCAAACGCGGCAGCTGGATCAGCCTGTTCGCCATGCTGATGATCTTTATCGGTCCACTGATTTCTCAGTCGATGCCGATGGATCGACGCATGCCGATGTCCATGAGCCATTCGATGGACATGCGCGCGGACGAGCCCGGCTGCCACGCCACTTCGCAGCCAACCGCCCAACACGCCAAGGTCCAGAGCGAACGGCATGTGCTCTGGGAAAAGTGCGGCTATTGCAGCCTGCTCTTCAACTGCCCGGCGCTGCCTGGCAGCCTGTCGTTTGCAATGTTCGACACCCCTCCCGCCAGCCCTTTCATCAGCCCCTCCCCCCGCCTGGGCCACGCCCGGCAAACGGTCTTTCCCGGTGCTCGCAGCCGCGCTCCTCCCATCGTCGCGTAA
- a CDS encoding copper chaperone PCu(A)C — MLKKLIVLAALLVPACFANAHEYNAGDIHIAHPWSQELPPNAPTVAAYFVIHNNGQTADRLLSVASPISGKAELHEHVKQGDLMKMQQVPSVDIPAGGDLTFAPMAYHVMLLELKDRSLLSDGKHFPLTLHFEKSGDVTVDVAVQKKAPDGMPEHAHAQ, encoded by the coding sequence ATGTTGAAGAAACTTATCGTTCTGGCCGCGTTGCTGGTGCCTGCCTGCTTTGCCAATGCTCACGAATACAACGCGGGCGACATTCACATCGCTCACCCGTGGTCGCAAGAACTGCCGCCCAATGCCCCCACCGTGGCCGCCTATTTTGTGATTCACAACAACGGCCAAACCGCCGACCGCCTGCTCAGCGTGGCCTCGCCGATTTCGGGCAAAGCCGAGCTGCACGAGCATGTGAAACAGGGCGACCTGATGAAAATGCAGCAGGTGCCGAGCGTCGATATCCCGGCGGGAGGCGACCTGACCTTTGCCCCGATGGCCTATCACGTGATGCTGCTGGAGCTCAAGGACCGCAGCCTGCTGAGTGACGGCAAACACTTCCCGCTGACCCTGCATTTCGAAAAATCCGGGGACGTGACGGTTGACGTCGCCGTGCAGAAAAAAGCCCCGGACGGGATGCCAGAGCACGCCCACGCCCAGTAA
- a CDS encoding DUF2946 domain-containing protein → MSRQRLAFAWIACFAVLFNMLAMPMSGAMAQGAGQSPAEQLLWGSFCSSGGTKLVAISLGKLEQNAPQNDDHSNMQHCWCCSGSAPLVALPGHVPQLYFARLEANRSLPPPTLDSPTPRQQWPSLNPRASPLV, encoded by the coding sequence ATGTCCCGACAACGGCTAGCATTTGCCTGGATCGCCTGCTTCGCAGTGCTGTTCAATATGCTTGCCATGCCGATGTCCGGTGCGATGGCTCAAGGGGCCGGTCAGTCGCCCGCCGAACAGTTGCTGTGGGGCAGTTTCTGTTCTTCCGGCGGCACGAAACTGGTGGCGATCTCCCTGGGCAAGCTTGAGCAAAACGCCCCGCAGAATGACGACCATTCGAACATGCAGCATTGCTGGTGCTGTTCGGGTTCCGCGCCGCTGGTGGCGTTGCCGGGCCATGTCCCGCAGCTGTATTTCGCGCGTTTGGAGGCCAATCGCAGCCTGCCTCCGCCAACCCTCGACAGCCCCACCCCGCGCCAGCAATGGCCGAGTCTCAATCCCCGTGCTTCTCCTCTAGTCTGA
- a CDS encoding addiction module antidote protein encodes MTEQFTRFDAAEFLKTPAEMAAYLDACFDEDAGDGVLVRAALNDIARAKGMTQVAREAGLGRESLYKALGSSGNPEFATIMKVMKALGLKLHATAA; translated from the coding sequence ATGACCGAACAATTCACCCGTTTTGACGCTGCCGAATTTCTTAAAACACCGGCGGAAATGGCGGCTTACCTGGATGCCTGTTTTGATGAGGACGCCGGTGACGGCGTATTGGTACGTGCGGCGCTCAATGACATTGCCCGGGCAAAAGGCATGACGCAGGTTGCCCGAGAGGCTGGCCTGGGTCGTGAGAGCCTGTACAAGGCGTTGGGCAGCTCCGGCAACCCGGAATTCGCGACTATCATGAAGGTGATGAAAGCCTTGGGTCTCAAGCTGCATGCCACCGCAGCCTGA
- a CDS encoding type II toxin-antitoxin system RelE/ParE family toxin, with protein MIDFVQSRLFSDWLHSLKDTIGKARLIARLRAAEHGNFGDCAAVGAAVYEMRVHYGPGYRMYFTRKGERVYLLLAGGDKSTQQRDIKRAQQIALNIGSEE; from the coding sequence ATGATCGACTTCGTGCAGTCACGACTGTTTTCCGATTGGCTTCACTCACTCAAGGACACCATTGGAAAAGCTCGCCTGATCGCCAGGCTTCGAGCTGCCGAGCATGGGAATTTCGGTGATTGCGCAGCCGTAGGTGCAGCGGTTTATGAAATGCGTGTTCATTACGGTCCCGGCTACAGGATGTACTTCACTCGTAAAGGTGAGAGGGTCTATCTGCTATTGGCAGGTGGTGACAAGTCGACGCAACAACGCGACATCAAACGCGCTCAACAGATAGCGCTGAACATCGGTAGTGAGGAGTAA
- a CDS encoding cobalt-precorrin-6A reductase — MKRLLLLGGVTEALAIARTLGPQHVYSLAGVGRVPTDLTCQVRVGGYGGAQGLAQFIQEEGIDLLLDATHPYAAQISQNAAIAAQLSTIPCWALRRPAWQAQAGDDWREVSDWSALITALKPFKRPLFTLGREPLQHLHEIPPEQFWTLRALDVYPGNERCEVIGARGPFFIEDERTLFERRHIDVLISKNSGSTATEPKLEVARERGVPVLILKRPELPGVEREFESVPAVLEALSASDRS, encoded by the coding sequence ATGAAGCGCCTGTTGCTGCTCGGCGGCGTCACCGAAGCCCTGGCGATTGCCCGCACCCTTGGCCCGCAACATGTCTACAGCCTGGCGGGCGTGGGCCGGGTGCCAACCGACCTGACGTGCCAGGTGCGGGTCGGCGGCTATGGCGGCGCTCAAGGCCTGGCGCAGTTCATCCAGGAGGAAGGCATCGACCTGCTGCTCGACGCCACTCACCCTTACGCTGCACAAATCAGCCAGAACGCCGCCATTGCCGCGCAGTTGAGTACCATCCCGTGCTGGGCCCTGCGCCGCCCGGCGTGGCAAGCGCAGGCTGGGGATGACTGGCGGGAAGTCAGTGACTGGAGCGCGCTGATCACAGCACTGAAACCGTTCAAACGGCCGCTGTTCACCCTGGGCCGCGAACCGTTGCAACACCTGCATGAGATTCCGCCGGAACAGTTCTGGACCTTGCGCGCATTAGACGTTTACCCCGGCAACGAACGCTGCGAAGTGATCGGCGCACGCGGACCGTTTTTCATCGAGGATGAACGCACACTGTTCGAACGCCGGCACATTGATGTGCTGATCAGCAAGAACAGCGGCAGCACCGCCACCGAGCCCAAGCTTGAGGTGGCACGCGAACGCGGGGTGCCGGTGTTGATTCTCAAGCGGCCGGAGTTGCCGGGGGTTGAGCGGGAGTTTGAAAGCGTGCCTGCAGTTTTAGAGGCACTGTCAGCGTCAGACCGTTCCTGA
- a CDS encoding cobalt-precorrin-5B (C(1))-methyltransferase: MRDETAEQPAPLRSGLTTGSCATATSLAAARLLLSGASADAVEIVLPKGKQVQMRLEFCRATAEGAEAGTIKDAGDDPDVTHGALLYSQVRLVSEPGIRFNAGKGVGTVTRPGLVLGVGEPAINPVPRKMMTEHLQLLATEFSYGGGFEVTVNVEDGEALALKTMNPRLGILGGLSILGTSGIVRPFSCAAYIASIHQGIDVAKTNGYLHIAACTGNASEDTMRRVYKLPEIALIEMGDFVGAVLKHLRKVPVDKLSLCGGFGKISKLAAGHMDLHSRHSSIDLPQLAEWAAAVGADDALQQNIREANTSQQALAMASAAGIALGDAVCQHALDFARSVVPKQVQVEVFAIDRQGGIVGHAGAFQ, encoded by the coding sequence ATGCGTGACGAAACCGCCGAACAACCCGCGCCCCTGCGCAGCGGCCTGACCACCGGAAGTTGCGCCACGGCCACCAGCCTCGCGGCTGCGCGTTTGCTGCTCAGCGGGGCAAGCGCCGACGCGGTGGAGATCGTGCTGCCCAAAGGCAAGCAAGTGCAAATGCGCCTGGAGTTCTGCCGCGCCACCGCCGAGGGCGCCGAAGCCGGAACGATCAAGGACGCCGGTGACGACCCGGACGTAACCCATGGTGCTTTGCTCTACAGCCAGGTGCGGTTGGTCAGCGAACCCGGCATTCGTTTCAACGCCGGCAAAGGCGTCGGCACCGTCACCCGCCCAGGGCTGGTACTGGGCGTCGGGGAGCCGGCAATCAATCCGGTGCCGCGCAAAATGATGACCGAGCACTTGCAGTTACTGGCTACCGAGTTCAGTTACGGCGGTGGTTTTGAGGTGACGGTCAACGTCGAGGACGGCGAAGCCCTGGCGCTGAAAACCATGAACCCGCGCCTGGGCATTCTGGGCGGTTTGTCGATCCTGGGCACCAGCGGCATCGTCCGGCCGTTTTCCTGCGCGGCCTACATTGCATCGATTCATCAGGGCATCGACGTCGCCAAAACCAACGGCTACCTGCACATCGCGGCCTGCACCGGCAACGCCAGCGAAGACACCATGCGCCGGGTCTACAAATTGCCGGAAATCGCCCTGATCGAAATGGGCGACTTTGTCGGTGCGGTGCTCAAGCACCTGCGCAAAGTGCCTGTGGATAAACTCAGCCTGTGCGGCGGCTTCGGCAAGATCAGCAAACTGGCGGCCGGACACATGGACTTGCACAGCCGCCATTCGAGCATCGACCTGCCGCAACTGGCCGAGTGGGCCGCTGCCGTGGGCGCCGATGACGCCTTGCAACAAAACATTCGCGAAGCCAATACCAGCCAACAAGCCTTGGCCATGGCCAGCGCCGCCGGCATCGCCCTGGGCGATGCGGTGTGCCAGCACGCCCTGGACTTCGCGCGCAGCGTGGTGCCCAAACAGGTTCAGGTCGAGGTGTTTGCCATCGACCGCCAGGGCGGCATCGTGGGCCATGCGGGAGCCTTTCAATGA
- the cobG gene encoding precorrin-3B synthase, protein MSTAIRPSACPGLLRIVQALDGGICRIKLTGGSISVAQANAVADAAERYAGGVIEATNRANLQIRGIGSEQSALIDSLLAAGLGPTTAAGDDVRNLMLSPSAGIDRHRLIDTRPLAEQILATLQTNVRFHDLSAKFAVQLDGGEALAMLEHGHDLWLSALVRGDEPLLAFGLAGSPLDKPLGAVALSHGHALVVAVLELFLDLALPEQTRMRHLLAERPVAEFVQRLAARVPVIPLDWQRPQAEPLLHIGTYPQRESDRAYVGAVTPLGRLDSSMLRGAARLATEYGDGSLRFTPWQSLLLPSIRREDAAVVTQHLEQLGFLCSPDQALAHLIACTGASGCGKGLADTKGDALQLAALLQRQGGAVNVHLSGCPRSCAAAHTAPVTLLAVGPGHYDLYFRDAGQPGFGVLQARNLTIDAAGALIDACPRSPLDA, encoded by the coding sequence ATGTCCACAGCCATACGCCCCTCGGCCTGCCCGGGGTTGCTGCGCATTGTCCAGGCGTTGGACGGTGGCATTTGCCGGATCAAGTTGACGGGCGGCTCGATCAGCGTTGCCCAGGCCAATGCGGTGGCTGATGCCGCCGAGCGTTACGCCGGGGGGGTGATCGAGGCAACGAACCGCGCCAACCTGCAGATTCGAGGCATTGGCAGCGAGCAGTCCGCGTTGATCGACAGCCTGCTGGCTGCCGGGCTTGGGCCGACCACGGCCGCCGGGGACGATGTGCGCAACCTGATGCTCAGCCCGAGCGCAGGCATCGACCGACATAGGTTGATCGATACCCGACCGCTCGCCGAACAGATACTCGCGACCTTGCAAACCAACGTCCGCTTCCACGACTTGTCGGCCAAGTTCGCCGTGCAGCTCGATGGCGGTGAAGCGCTGGCGATGCTCGAGCATGGCCATGACCTGTGGTTATCGGCGTTGGTGCGCGGCGATGAACCGTTGCTGGCCTTCGGATTGGCAGGCTCGCCGCTGGACAAGCCTTTGGGCGCGGTAGCACTTTCCCATGGGCACGCCTTGGTGGTCGCGGTGCTGGAGTTGTTTCTCGACCTGGCCCTGCCTGAGCAAACACGCATGCGTCACCTGCTGGCGGAGCGGCCGGTGGCTGAGTTTGTGCAGCGTCTGGCAGCGCGCGTGCCAGTGATCCCGCTCGACTGGCAGCGTCCGCAGGCTGAGCCGTTGCTGCACATCGGCACTTATCCACAACGTGAAAGCGACCGGGCCTATGTGGGTGCGGTTACGCCTTTGGGGCGCCTTGATTCGTCGATGCTCAGGGGCGCGGCGCGGCTGGCCACTGAGTATGGCGATGGCAGCCTGCGTTTTACCCCATGGCAAAGCCTGCTGTTGCCCTCGATTCGCCGCGAGGATGCCGCCGTTGTTACGCAGCATTTGGAGCAACTGGGGTTTCTCTGTTCACCTGACCAGGCCCTGGCGCACTTGATTGCCTGCACCGGTGCAAGCGGTTGCGGCAAAGGCCTGGCCGACACCAAGGGCGACGCCTTGCAACTGGCCGCGCTGCTGCAACGCCAGGGTGGTGCCGTGAATGTGCACTTGTCCGGTTGCCCGCGCTCATGCGCCGCTGCGCACACTGCGCCGGTCACGTTGCTGGCGGTCGGCCCCGGTCATTACGACCTCTATTTTCGCGATGCGGGGCAGCCGGGTTTCGGTGTCCTGCAAGCACGCAATCTTACTATTGACGCGGCGGGCGCATTGATTGACGCCTGCCCACGGAGCCCCCTTGATGCTTGA
- a CDS encoding precorrin-8X methylmutase, whose amino-acid sequence MLDYIRDGQEIYRNSFAIIRAEANLERIPADLEKLAVRVIHACGMVEAIDGLQFSEGAGKAGRDALAAGAPILCDARMVSEGVTRTRLPANNEVICTLRDDSVPDLARELGNTRSAAALELWRPHLEGSVVVIGNAPTALFYLLEMLDAGAPKPALILGFPVGFVGAAESKAMLAADSRGVPFVIMQGRLGGSAMAAAAVNALATEIE is encoded by the coding sequence ATGCTTGATTACATCCGCGACGGTCAGGAGATCTATCGCAACTCCTTCGCGATCATTCGCGCCGAGGCCAACCTCGAGCGGATCCCGGCCGATCTGGAAAAACTCGCGGTGCGGGTGATCCACGCCTGCGGCATGGTCGAGGCCATCGACGGTCTGCAGTTTTCCGAGGGCGCGGGCAAGGCCGGGCGTGATGCGCTGGCGGCCGGTGCGCCGATTCTGTGTGATGCGCGGATGGTGTCCGAAGGCGTGACCCGTACGCGCTTGCCGGCCAACAACGAAGTCATTTGCACCCTGCGCGACGACAGCGTTCCAGACCTGGCACGTGAACTGGGCAACACCCGCTCGGCCGCTGCGCTGGAGCTTTGGCGCCCGCACCTGGAAGGCAGCGTGGTGGTGATCGGCAACGCGCCGACCGCACTGTTTTATCTGCTGGAAATGCTCGATGCCGGAGCCCCGAAACCGGCGCTGATTCTCGGCTTCCCGGTGGGGTTTGTCGGCGCCGCCGAATCCAAGGCCATGCTCGCGGCGGACAGCCGTGGCGTGCCGTTTGTGATCATGCAAGGTCGGCTGGGCGGCAGCGCCATGGCGGCGGCTGCGGTCAATGCGCTCGCGACGGAGATCGAATGA
- a CDS encoding precorrin-2 C(20)-methyltransferase, with protein sequence MQQPGRLIGLGVGPGDPELITVKALRLLRESPVVAYFVAKGKKGNAFGIIEAHLQDAQTLVPLVYPVTTETLAPPLSYEQVISDFYDAAGEELAAHLDAGRDVAVICEGDPFFYGSYMYLHDRLAERYEAEVVPGVCSMLGGASVLGAPLVYRNQSLSVLSGVLPHEELKRRLADADAAVVMKLGRNFPKVRQVLEELGLAERALYVERATMANQKIVPLDQVEPMSSPYFSLIIVPGERWQG encoded by the coding sequence ATGCAGCAACCTGGACGTTTGATCGGCCTGGGCGTGGGCCCCGGTGACCCGGAACTGATTACCGTCAAAGCCCTGCGCTTGCTGCGCGAGTCGCCGGTGGTGGCGTATTTTGTCGCCAAGGGCAAAAAGGGTAACGCCTTCGGCATCATCGAAGCGCATTTGCAGGACGCGCAAACCCTGGTGCCGCTGGTCTATCCGGTGACCACCGAGACGCTGGCGCCGCCGCTTTCCTATGAGCAAGTGATCAGCGATTTTTACGATGCGGCCGGCGAAGAGCTCGCCGCGCACCTGGACGCCGGGCGTGATGTGGCGGTGATCTGCGAGGGTGATCCGTTCTTCTACGGCTCTTACATGTACCTGCACGACCGCCTCGCTGAGCGCTACGAAGCCGAAGTGGTGCCGGGCGTCTGCTCGATGCTCGGCGGTGCCTCGGTGCTGGGCGCGCCGTTGGTGTATCGCAATCAGAGCTTGTCGGTGCTGTCCGGTGTGCTGCCTCATGAAGAACTCAAGCGTCGATTGGCCGATGCTGACGCGGCCGTCGTCATGAAGCTGGGGCGTAATTTCCCCAAAGTCCGCCAGGTACTGGAAGAACTCGGTCTGGCGGAGCGTGCGTTGTATGTCGAGCGCGCCACCATGGCCAATCAGAAGATCGTGCCGCTGGATCAGGTCGAGCCGATGTCCTCGCCGTACTTTTCGCTGATCATCGTTCCCGGCGAAAGGTGGCAAGGCTGA